GATCACCCTGGGGTGGATCGGCAATAGCAACGACTGGCGCGAGCCTGGCACCATGCCGCAGGAGAGCGAACTCAAGGAGAACGTCTTCACCGGCAAATATCGCTACACGCCCGGCAGTCAATGGATCGACTTCACGCTGAGCGGCTATGTAAATGACACGAAGCAGGAGCAGACAGCGCTGAAATCCGGCACGCGATGGAATCAGAATGGCAATACGCCGATCTTCGTGCCGGCCGGCAGCAAGCGCAGCTTCGATCTCGTCACCACCGGGTTTGATACCAACAACACGTCGCGGTTCGAAACCGGGGCCGTACGGCATACATTTACGCTAGGCGGCGACTGGTTCGAGGACAAAGTGGATGTCGATGATCCGCTCGGCGGCGCTTTCGTCTACAGCCCGTCGGGCAAGCGTCAAGTGTGGGGCGCTTTCGCGCAGGACAAGCTGGAATTCTCCGACTGGCTCGAAGTCATTGGCGGCCTGCGCTACGACTCCTACACGCTCGAAAGCGACGACGGCGACGTCGATAGCGACGGCGAGCGTCTGTCGCCTCGCATCACGGCCGGCATAAAGCCCTTCGAGTCGACGGGCCTGCGCGGCCTCCAGGTCTACGGCACCTATGCCGAAGGGTATCGCTCGCCCAGCGTCATCGAAACGCTGATGACGGGTATCCATCCGGCCGGCGCCTATTTCCCATTCCTGCCCAATCCTGATCTGACGCCCGAGACCGCACATACTTTCGAAGTCGGGCTGAACTACAAGAGGGACGGTATCTTCACCGATGACGACGGGATCCGTGCCAAGGCGGCGATATTCCACAACACGGTCGATGACTATATCGGCCTGACCCAGGTCCCGCCGGGACCGAACTGCGCGCCCTTGTCAGGCAATCCGCCATTTCTGTATCCGAATTTCTGCTACCAGTACCAGAATTTCAGTGAAGTCATTCTGAAGGGTATCGAATTCGAGGCGATCTATGATCGCGGCAGCTTCTTTACCGGCGTGTCGGGTACTTTCATCGACAGCAAGAATAAGGAGGACGGCAATGAGCTGGACACCGTTCCACCAAATGAGTTGAACGCTCTCCTGGGCTTCCGCTTTCTCGAGCAGCGCCTCACCATCGGTGGCGAGATTCAGCACGCCTTCCAATACGAATACGATGTGCCGAACGATGCGACACCCAATCCGCGCGACACCAAGCGCGTCGATGAGGACTATACGCTGGTCAATATTTTCGCCGGCTATGAAGTCACGGAGGATTTCCGGCTCGACCTGCGCCTCGAGAACATATTCGACGTCGAATACGTGAATTATCTGAGCGCCGTTCTGGGCGCCGGCGGCGACGCCTATCTCGAGCCGGGCTTCAACGCCAAGATCTCGGCCACCTGGCGTTTCGGCGGCTGACGCATTACTAGCTAGTGTGCTGAACGCGAAGTTCCTGATATCAGGCGGCTAGCACCGACAGGAACTTCGCGTTCAAAAGCACACTAGAATCATTGAGTTCTCTAGTGTCCTTCCGAATCCGAAGTTCGCTCGGAAGGTTCCGCTGGCTGTGGCGAGCTTCGGATTCGGGACACTAGACGACGATGGCCGCCCTCAATGGGCGGTCATCTGCTGTTTGAGGGCGATCTTGCCCTTGTCGAGCGCCTGGCGAACGTCTTCGGGCTCAAGCCCGCTCTCGCCGGCGCGCGCCACCACCGTCTCATAGTGCGACTGACAGGCGGCGAAGCTCGCATCCGCGGCCTCATCCTTGCTGGCTTTCACTTGCCGTTCCGCCTTGTAGGCGGCGGCTGCGCATTGCTGCCAGGATTTGATCGCCTGGGCGATTTGCGGCGGTAGTGTCTGGTTTGCTAGGAGAGGGCCGGACAGCAGGGCAATCGCCATAGCCGACAGGCCGAGTCGCAATGAGTTTCTTTTTCGCATACGTTTGTTCTAGAACGCCGGGCGTTCCAATGGAATCGCCTCGGCGTTCTATTCCTCTGTTTTGCGCATCGGATGACCCGAAAACCGCTCCGCACTTTTCGGTCCGATGCTGCAGCGACGGCGCGTGCCGCGGCAATGCCGCATCATGAGTTTCAGCGTCGATATCATTGGCGCCGGGCCTGCCGGCCTCACGGCGGCCGAGGTCCTGGCGCAAGGTGGCGCTCAGGTGCGCGTGATCGATCATATGGCGTCGCCGGCACGCAAATTCCTGATGGCGGGCAGGGGCGGTCTCAATCTCACGCATTCCGAACCGCTCGAGCGCTTCCTCGATCGCTATGGCGCGGCGCGCCCCTTTCTCGAACCCGCCATCCGCGCCTTTCCGCCGGAGGCACTCATCGCCTGGTGCAACGGCCTCGGCATCGAGACATTTATCGGTTCCTCTGGGCGCGTCTTTCCGAAGACGATGAAGGCCTCGCCGCTGCTGCGCGCCTGGCTGAAGCGTCTTGACGGTCTGGGTGTCGGTTTCGATCTCAAGTCGGAATGGTCGGGCGACAAGAATGCCGATGCGATGATCCTCGCTTTGGGTGGGGCGAGCTGGCCGCGCCTTGGCTCCGATGCGCGCTGGGTCGAGATGCTGCGCCGCCGCGGCGTCGCGGTGAATGATTTCATTTCCGCCAATTGCGGCGTCACTATCGCCTGGTCCTCGCATTTTATGGAACGCTTCGCGGGCAAGCCCTTGAAGCGCATCGAAATCGCGAGCGGCGGCCGCAGGATGCGCGGCGAGGCCGTGGTCACCCGCAACGGTCTTGAAGGGGGCGCCATCTATGCGCTGGGTCCGCAATTGCGCGAGACCGGCAGGCTTGTGCTCGATCTCAGGCCCGATCTGACGCTCGATGAGCTGGAAGCGCGGCTGGCAAGGCCGAAGGGCAAGGCGTCGCAGAGCAACTTCCTGCGCAAGGCGGCGGGACTCTCGCCGGTGGCGATTGCGCTTCTGCGCGAAGCCGGGGCGCCTGCGACAGCAGCCCAAATCAAGTCCGTCGCGCTGACCGTCACCGGCACCGACACGCTGGCGCGCGCCATTTCCTCGGCCGGCGGCTTGGCGCTCAGCGAGGTCGACGGCAGCTTCGAACTCAAAGCGTGGCCACGCGTCTATGCGGTGGGCGAAATGCTGGACTGGGAGGCGCCGACCGGCGGCTACCTGCTGCAGGCCTGTTTCTCGACCGCCGTCGCCGCGGCACGGGCCTGTTTGACGCAGTTCGCGGCTGCCCCGGGCCGGCCACAATCGCTTCCTAAGTGAGGAGTTAACACTTCATGAGGAGAACGGCATGAATCGAACAGTTTTGGCAAAATGCGTAGGCGCCGCGTTGGCGGTTGCCGTCACGGCGGGTTTTGCCGGAGCAGCGTCCGCCAGCCCGCGTGGTTATTGTGATTCCTATGCTCGCGACGTCGCGAGCCGCAAGACCAATGGCGGCGCCGATGTGCTCGTCGGCACGGTTGGCGGCGCGGTCGGCGGCGCTCTCCTCGGCGGCATCATCGACAATGGCAGAGGCGCCGGCCGTGGCGCCATCATCGGCGGTGTCGGCGGCACGCTCCTCGGCGCCGGCGTCACCAGCGACCGCTATCGCCGCGCCTATGACAATGCCTATGCCAATTGCATGGACAATTATCAGAGCGGTGGGAGTTATCAGGGCGCCAGCAGCTACGAGCCGGGCAGCCGCGCCTGGGTGAAGGCCTGCTCGCGCAAATATCGCTCCTTCAATCCCGACACCGGCAAGTACAAGTCGAATTCGGGCCAGTGGCGCACCTGCCGTATCTGAACTCTGTTTCATCTGAGAAATGAAAAAGGCCGGAGATTGCTCCGGCCTTTTTCCTTATTGGGGATCGCGCCTTAGAGCAAATCCCGCCAAAGTTGAAGTCTTTGGCGACGAGGATTTGCTCCAAAATATTCATCTGGCGCGAACCCCTTTCGGCGAAGTGATTCCACTTCGCCGGGATGCGCGCTAGATGGCGCCAACGGTCTGATGCGATTCCTTCTGCGCGATATCCTCGCCGCGGCTCTGCCGCACGATGATCGAGGCGCCGGGACGCGCCCGGTTGAAGAGATCGATCACATCCTGGTTGACGAGACGGACGCAGCCGGACGAGACGGCCTTGCCGATGGTCGAGGCATCCTGCGTGCCATGCAGGCGGTAGAGCGTATCCTGGCCGTTCTGGAAGATATAGAGCGCACGGGCGCCGAGCGGATTGTCGAGGCCCGGCTCCATGCCATTGCGGTATTTCTCGAGCTCCGGCTGCCGATCGATCATTTCGGAAGGCGGCGTCCAGCGCGGCCAGGCGCGCTTGTACTGGATGCGGCCGCGGCCACCCCAGGTGAAACCGTCACGGCCGATGCCGACGCCGTAGCGCATCGCCTGGCCGTTCTCGAGCACGAGATAGAGGTAGCGGCTGGGCGTATCGACGATGATCGTGCCCGGAATCTCGGCGGTCTGGAAATCGACAATCCGGCGGCGGTATTTGGGCTTGAGCTTCTTCAAGTCTACAGCCGGGATGGGGAACTGCTCATTGGGCAGCGCGCCATAGCTCGAAGCGAATGTCGTGGGATCGGAACCGGTGGGCTCGGCGGTGATGCCTTCGCCGTCGTCCTGGACGCAGGCGCTGAGGGCCGCGCCGATGCCGCTGAGAAGAAATATGCGCCGGGTGATCGGCATGAGAGACTATCCTTGATTCAAGTGAAAGAGACCGCGGCAGGTAGGCGGCGGCCGGTTAGCGAACCTGTGAGGAGATCAGGCTGCCCGGGGTGGCGGCGTGGGAACGCCGAGTTCCGCGATGTGCGGCGGTATCGAGAGCTGCGCGCTCGTGATGTCGCAGGCCACGAGCTCCTGCTCGAAGCTGGCGGTCCTAATCTCGAAAGGAGCCAGCTTGACGCTGGCGCAGCGGGGCGGCAGGGGGCTATGCGCACCCGCCGTCTGAATCGTCGCGACGACCTGCATCTGTTCCGATAAATCCGCCGGCGCGAAGGCATAGTTCAGCCGCGCCGTGGGGCCCAGAAGCTGGCAGAAGGTGAGCGCCGCCAGGCACAGGAACACAATGGCAACCGTGACGTGGCGCAAGGAGAATTCGGATACGCGATTCATTTCGCGCTCCTTTTACCCGTTTTCGCTCGCCCGCCAAGCTCACGAGCCTGTGACTCCTACTGTTATGTTTGTGACTGTTGCGCGAAGGTCACAGTGCGG
This genomic stretch from Nordella sp. HKS 07 harbors:
- a CDS encoding TIGR03862 family flavoprotein, with protein sequence MSFSVDIIGAGPAGLTAAEVLAQGGAQVRVIDHMASPARKFLMAGRGGLNLTHSEPLERFLDRYGAARPFLEPAIRAFPPEALIAWCNGLGIETFIGSSGRVFPKTMKASPLLRAWLKRLDGLGVGFDLKSEWSGDKNADAMILALGGASWPRLGSDARWVEMLRRRGVAVNDFISANCGVTIAWSSHFMERFAGKPLKRIEIASGGRRMRGEAVVTRNGLEGGAIYALGPQLRETGRLVLDLRPDLTLDELEARLARPKGKASQSNFLRKAAGLSPVAIALLREAGAPATAAQIKSVALTVTGTDTLARAISSAGGLALSEVDGSFELKAWPRVYAVGEMLDWEAPTGGYLLQACFSTAVAAARACLTQFAAAPGRPQSLPK
- a CDS encoding BA14K family protein, yielding MNRTVLAKCVGAALAVAVTAGFAGAASASPRGYCDSYARDVASRKTNGGADVLVGTVGGAVGGALLGGIIDNGRGAGRGAIIGGVGGTLLGAGVTSDRYRRAYDNAYANCMDNYQSGGSYQGASSYEPGSRAWVKACSRKYRSFNPDTGKYKSNSGQWRTCRI
- a CDS encoding TonB-dependent hemoglobin/transferrin/lactoferrin family receptor → MGRSAYLRLWLLATATSFVFAVPAQGQEQQQPATEEADQKYGLLDMITVVASKFDEDVTSSLTATSVVGEERLQQKQPSNIGQILSGVPGVATAGSQDRTGLGTSINIRGLQDFGRVAMITDGARNNFARNDHGSAASMWIEPELLKQVTVVRGPVANIYGSGAIGGVVVFETKSASDFLREGEQFGGAVKGGYESNGDGLLTSVTGAVRPVEAFDLLANFTYRERDDYEGGDGERVDETGYDVTAGLLKSVIRPADGHEITLGWIGNSNDWREPGTMPQESELKENVFTGKYRYTPGSQWIDFTLSGYVNDTKQEQTALKSGTRWNQNGNTPIFVPAGSKRSFDLVTTGFDTNNTSRFETGAVRHTFTLGGDWFEDKVDVDDPLGGAFVYSPSGKRQVWGAFAQDKLEFSDWLEVIGGLRYDSYTLESDDGDVDSDGERLSPRITAGIKPFESTGLRGLQVYGTYAEGYRSPSVIETLMTGIHPAGAYFPFLPNPDLTPETAHTFEVGLNYKRDGIFTDDDGIRAKAAIFHNTVDDYIGLTQVPPGPNCAPLSGNPPFLYPNFCYQYQNFSEVILKGIEFEAIYDRGSFFTGVSGTFIDSKNKEDGNELDTVPPNELNALLGFRFLEQRLTIGGEIQHAFQYEYDVPNDATPNPRDTKRVDEDYTLVNIFAGYEVTEDFRLDLRLENIFDVEYVNYLSAVLGAGGDAYLEPGFNAKISATWRFGG
- a CDS encoding L,D-transpeptidase — encoded protein: MPITRRIFLLSGIGAALSACVQDDGEGITAEPTGSDPTTFASSYGALPNEQFPIPAVDLKKLKPKYRRRIVDFQTAEIPGTIIVDTPSRYLYLVLENGQAMRYGVGIGRDGFTWGGRGRIQYKRAWPRWTPPSEMIDRQPELEKYRNGMEPGLDNPLGARALYIFQNGQDTLYRLHGTQDASTIGKAVSSGCVRLVNQDVIDLFNRARPGASIIVRQSRGEDIAQKESHQTVGAI